The following are from one region of the bacterium genome:
- a CDS encoding TAT-variant-translocated molybdopterin oxidoreductase — protein MSEKNVVSAGSPIHSANYWRSLQELANTDEYRAQVENEFPHGVDAQGDGWSRRRFLQVMSASIAMASLAGCRFPQEKIVPFAQRPEGVMPGTPMRFATTMELGPVASSVVATSYDGRPIKVDGNPAMGLSQGATSAFAQASVLDVYDPDRSQKILRRNGMGRSGGSWDDFLAFARGAGKGRMAVLAGASTSPAQNALLARLGQAGAGVFLWEPVCRVNEMKGAKLAFGTAALCQLDLSHARVLVDLDANLLQDHPTAIRNSKQFSAARRPDDGHMNRLYCWETTYSITGGMADHRFPTPATHMAAAVWALAAELVLGEGLPLPHGAGVDRAALARWKGHAAGGEHLSAVAKDLMAHRGESLLVAGLRLDPEVHALVHTLNEALGNVGHTVSYLPIQTPQIRFLPELVEALNKGQVETLVILGGNPVYTAPADLDFAAAMQKATHRVHLATHDDATSKLATWHIPQAHYLESWGDAMGWDMTHLSVQPLIAPLFGGKTATEVLSAFVDPTPRTSHEIARDSFHAMTGGQGAAPAVDADGGFEKRWRAFIHDGFRQDSGRAHGEPLALAGTPLTAPAEPPHLSADDLEIHFVHDQSVFDGRFADNAWLQEMPDFMTKLTWDNAALLGPATADELGVKHGDMVRLSYGGRELEMAVYVLPGQARHAVTVNLGYGRGDAGRVGQGAGFNAYALRTFAHLHQDHGLKLAKTGATYKLATTQDHHAIDQAGAQEIQKRVPGLVREGSLAEYKADEHFVDHLGIHSPPLESLWKEWEYNGHKWGMAIDLNLCNGCNACVIGCQAENNIAVVGKDEVSRGREMSWVRLDRYFMGDPDDPKVAQQPVACAQCEMAPCEQVCPVAATMHTREGLNAMVYNRCVGTRYCSNNCPYKVRRFNWFNNFEDLTETQRLVLNPDVTVRARGVMEKCTYCVQRIEGARVAARTEGRAMRDGDITPACQQTCPSDAIVFGDLNDPESRVSKLREHSRSYDLLNYLNLKPRTFYMARIRNPNPAITPVAMHDGGHGGGHGGGQETGQDAGHAGQGHG, from the coding sequence ATGTCCGAGAAGAACGTCGTCAGCGCGGGCAGCCCGATCCACAGCGCCAACTACTGGCGCAGTCTGCAGGAGCTGGCCAACACCGACGAATACCGGGCCCAGGTGGAGAACGAGTTCCCCCACGGGGTCGACGCCCAGGGCGACGGCTGGAGCCGGCGCCGCTTCCTGCAGGTCATGTCGGCGTCCATCGCCATGGCCTCGCTGGCGGGCTGCCGCTTCCCGCAGGAGAAGATCGTTCCCTTCGCCCAGCGTCCCGAGGGCGTCATGCCGGGCACGCCCATGCGGTTCGCGACGACCATGGAGCTCGGTCCGGTGGCCAGCAGCGTGGTGGCGACCAGCTACGACGGGCGGCCCATCAAGGTCGACGGCAACCCCGCGATGGGACTCAGCCAAGGGGCGACGAGTGCCTTCGCCCAGGCCAGCGTGCTCGATGTCTATGACCCTGACCGCAGTCAGAAGATCTTGCGGCGCAACGGCATGGGGCGGTCGGGCGGAAGCTGGGACGACTTCCTGGCCTTCGCCCGGGGGGCCGGCAAGGGCCGCATGGCCGTGCTGGCCGGCGCCTCGACGTCGCCGGCGCAGAACGCGCTGCTGGCCCGACTGGGCCAGGCCGGTGCCGGGGTCTTCCTGTGGGAGCCGGTGTGCCGCGTGAACGAGATGAAGGGCGCCAAGCTGGCCTTCGGCACGGCGGCCCTGTGCCAGCTCGACCTGTCCCACGCGCGGGTGCTCGTCGACCTCGACGCCAACCTGCTGCAGGACCATCCGACCGCCATCCGCAACAGCAAGCAGTTCTCGGCCGCCCGGCGCCCGGACGACGGCCACATGAACCGGCTGTACTGCTGGGAGACGACCTACAGCATCACCGGCGGCATGGCCGACCACCGTTTCCCGACGCCCGCGACCCACATGGCCGCGGCGGTTTGGGCCCTCGCGGCCGAGCTCGTGCTGGGCGAAGGCCTGCCGCTGCCCCACGGCGCGGGTGTCGATCGGGCCGCCCTGGCCCGCTGGAAGGGCCACGCGGCCGGCGGCGAGCACCTGTCGGCGGTCGCCAAGGACCTGATGGCCCACCGCGGCGAGAGCCTGCTGGTGGCGGGCCTGCGCCTCGATCCCGAGGTGCACGCCCTGGTCCACACCCTGAACGAGGCGCTGGGCAATGTCGGCCACACGGTCAGCTACCTGCCCATCCAGACGCCCCAGATCCGCTTCCTGCCCGAGCTCGTCGAGGCCCTGAACAAGGGGCAGGTCGAGACCCTGGTCATCCTGGGCGGCAACCCGGTCTACACGGCGCCGGCCGATCTCGACTTCGCCGCGGCCATGCAGAAGGCGACGCATCGGGTGCACCTGGCCACCCACGACGACGCCACCAGCAAGCTGGCGACCTGGCACATTCCGCAGGCCCACTACCTGGAGAGCTGGGGCGACGCCATGGGCTGGGACATGACCCACCTCTCCGTGCAACCGCTCATCGCGCCGCTCTTCGGCGGCAAGACGGCGACCGAGGTGCTTAGCGCGTTCGTCGATCCGACCCCGCGCACGAGCCACGAGATCGCCCGCGACAGCTTCCACGCCATGACCGGCGGCCAGGGCGCGGCGCCCGCGGTCGACGCCGACGGCGGCTTCGAGAAGCGTTGGCGCGCGTTCATCCACGACGGCTTCCGCCAGGACAGCGGGCGCGCCCACGGCGAGCCCCTGGCCCTGGCCGGGACGCCGCTGACGGCGCCGGCCGAGCCGCCGCACCTGTCGGCCGACGACCTGGAGATCCACTTCGTGCACGACCAGTCGGTCTTCGACGGCCGCTTCGCCGACAACGCGTGGCTGCAGGAGATGCCCGACTTCATGACCAAGCTGACCTGGGACAACGCGGCCCTGCTCGGCCCGGCCACCGCCGACGAGCTCGGCGTGAAGCACGGCGACATGGTCCGGCTCAGCTACGGCGGCCGTGAACTCGAGATGGCCGTGTACGTGCTGCCCGGCCAGGCCCGCCACGCGGTGACGGTGAACCTCGGCTACGGTCGCGGCGACGCCGGCCGGGTGGGCCAGGGAGCGGGCTTCAACGCCTACGCTCTGCGCACCTTCGCGCATCTGCACCAGGACCACGGCCTGAAGCTCGCGAAGACCGGCGCCACCTACAAGCTGGCCACGACCCAGGACCATCACGCCATCGACCAGGCGGGCGCGCAGGAGATCCAGAAGCGCGTGCCGGGCCTGGTCCGCGAGGGCTCCCTCGCGGAGTACAAGGCCGACGAGCATTTCGTCGACCATCTCGGCATCCACAGCCCGCCGCTCGAGTCGCTCTGGAAGGAGTGGGAGTACAACGGGCACAAGTGGGGCATGGCCATCGACCTGAACCTCTGCAACGGCTGCAACGCGTGCGTGATCGGCTGCCAGGCCGAGAACAACATCGCCGTCGTGGGCAAGGACGAGGTCTCCCGCGGTCGCGAGATGTCGTGGGTGCGCCTGGACCGCTATTTCATGGGCGATCCCGACGACCCGAAGGTGGCCCAGCAGCCGGTGGCCTGCGCCCAGTGCGAGATGGCGCCGTGCGAGCAGGTGTGCCCCGTCGCCGCCACCATGCACACCCGCGAGGGCCTGAACGCCATGGTCTACAACCGCTGCGTCGGCACCCGCTACTGCTCCAACAACTGCCCCTACAAGGTGCGGCGCTTCAACTGGTTCAACAACTTCGAGGACCTCACGGAGACCCAGCGCCTGGTGCTGAACCCGGATGTCACCGTGCGCGCCCGCGGCGTCATGGAGAAGTGCACCTACTGCGTGCAGCGCATCGAGGGCGCCCGCGTGGCGGCGCGCACCGAGGGCCGGGCCATGCGCGACGGCGACATCACGCCGGCGTGCCAGCAGACGTGCCCGTCGGACGCCATCGTGTTCGGCGACCTGAACGATCCGGAGAGCCGGGTCAGCAAGCTGCGCGAGCACAGCCGGTCGTACGACCTGCTGAACTACCTGAACCTGAAGCCCCGGACCTTCTACATGGCCCGCATCCGCAACCCGAACCCGGCCATCACGCCGGTGGCCATGCACGATGGCGGCCATGGCGGCGGCCACGGCGGTGGTCAGGAGACGGGACAGGATGCCGGCCACGCGGGGCAGGGCCACGGATAG
- a CDS encoding cytochrome c3 family protein — MKGESRLAPENFDQNQDRGGADGAGTTDKFVFPRWVNRLRELTAVLAAGGLLYAVVLITGVFSPQMSAMGYAPEQPVPYSHALHAGELGIDCRYCHLGVETTAKATIPATATCMNCHASVRTQSEKLELVRQSAQTGEPIPWIRIHDLPDFVYFNHAGHIQSGVGCVSCHGQVDRMEVVEQAKPLTMGWCLECHRNPEPNLRPKEFVTDMHWVPNEDPTVLGARLRAEYEINPSEDCATCHR, encoded by the coding sequence ATGAAGGGGGAGAGTCGCTTGGCTCCCGAGAACTTCGACCAGAACCAGGACCGGGGCGGCGCGGACGGCGCCGGCACCACCGACAAGTTCGTCTTCCCCAGGTGGGTGAACAGGCTGCGCGAGCTGACGGCCGTCCTGGCGGCCGGCGGGCTCCTGTACGCCGTGGTGCTCATCACCGGCGTGTTTTCGCCGCAGATGTCGGCCATGGGCTACGCGCCCGAGCAGCCGGTCCCCTACAGCCACGCCCTGCACGCCGGCGAACTCGGCATCGACTGCCGCTACTGCCATCTGGGCGTCGAGACCACGGCCAAGGCCACGATCCCGGCCACCGCGACCTGCATGAACTGCCACGCCTCGGTCCGGACCCAGAGCGAGAAGCTCGAACTGGTGCGCCAGAGCGCCCAGACCGGCGAGCCCATTCCCTGGATCCGGATCCACGACCTGCCCGACTTCGTGTACTTCAACCACGCCGGCCACATCCAGTCGGGCGTGGGGTGCGTGAGCTGCCACGGACAGGTCGACCGCATGGAAGTGGTGGAGCAGGCCAAGCCCCTGACCATGGGCTGGTGCCTGGAGTGCCACCGCAACCCCGAGCCGAATCTGCGGCCGAAGGAATTCGTCACCGACATGCACTGGGTCCCCAACGAGGATCCGACGGTGCTGGGCGCCCGTCTGCGGGCCGAATACGAGATCAACCCGTCCGAGGACTGCGCCACCTGCCACCGCTAG
- a CDS encoding iron-sulfur cluster assembly accessory protein, with protein MIHLTANAIEEIKRRLASRPASGAVRIGVQPGGCAGTKYLVEIVDGLGEDDHVCEQDGVRILCAAADLERISGLTVDWVEAIVGGGFHYDNPNATTRCACGQSFDTK; from the coding sequence GTGATCCACCTGACCGCCAACGCGATCGAGGAGATCAAGCGCCGCCTGGCATCCCGGCCCGCTTCCGGCGCCGTGCGCATCGGTGTGCAGCCGGGCGGATGCGCCGGCACCAAGTATCTCGTTGAAATCGTGGACGGTTTGGGGGAAGATGACCACGTCTGCGAGCAGGATGGGGTGAGGATCCTCTGCGCCGCCGCCGATCTGGAGCGGATTTCCGGCCTGACGGTGGACTGGGTGGAGGCGATCGTGGGTGGTGGGTTCCACTATGACAACCCGAATGCGACGACCCGCTGTGCGTGCGGGCAGTCCTTCGACACGAAGTAG